Genomic DNA from Roseburia intestinalis L1-82:
TCCCGCTGCTGTAATCGCCAACCGCTCCTGCCACACTTGCGGAAACTGCACCGATCCCTGCTCCCATCAGCGCTCCCGCTGCTATGGTTCCGATTCCCGGAAGCAGAAGGCTCATTGCGATGCACGCCGCACCGACTGCAAGTCCCATGACAAGGTTTCTCGTAAAACCTCCCCAGTCAAATTTCCCCTCCTCCGGGGCGTCTGCATACGGCGCATAGTTTCTGTATGTACTGCCTCCCAGTCCCGTAAGAGCGCCCATCATGTCCACACTGCCGTTCACACAGAGGCTCGATGTTCCTGCCCCGCAGAGTACCATGATGTCCGACACTCCATGCACGGCGATTCCCGTCATGCTCTCCAGGCGGATTCCCTCTTTTGCCAGCAGGAGCAGACTCCCGCTGCTTCCCAGAAGCGTTCCGCTCCCGTCCTCCATCGTAAGCTTTCCTGCTTCCCCGCCGTCCATTCCCATGCTCTGGGGATACAGGCTCATTCCCTTGCCGTGCTCCGAGCAGAAGCCTTTCTTTTCCGGGCTGCCCGTTCCCTCGCACGAAGCGCCGTTCGTCCGGATGCAGCCTGACACCACGCCCTGCGCCTCGTTCCCGCTTCCCAGATACAGCGCCGCCTTTGTCCCCACCTGCGGCATGCAGTACATCAGGTTTCCCGTTGCAGGGGCAAAGCCGTAGCTGTTTCCCCCTGCCGATGCCCTGTCCATGTCAAATGCCAGCTCCACGCGTTCCCCGCATGCTGCCGTCACTTCCCCCACGAACGACATCCCCGTGTAATCCGGGTTCTCTTCCGGTGCAACCCGTGTGTAGCTCTCTCCCGCAAGGCGGTAGGTAAACAGAACCTCCCCTCGTACCAGTTCTGTTTTTTTCCGGGAAACCGTCAGCTCCCTGCCTTCGTATGTGACCCTGTCACCTAACGACAGCCTTGTCCCCGTGACCACATCATAGCAGATGAAATCCTTTCTATCAACGGTACATCTCCCGCTGACCGCATAATAACGCCCGTCAAAGCAGATCCCGCAGGAGAGAACCTCCCCGAGCTCCTTTTTCTCCCCCTCCGGCAGCCCCATGTAAAACCGCGGGTAATAATACCCCGTGTCCGGCACCAGGGGCAGTCCCATCCGGGACGCCATTCTCTTGAGGAATTTCCAGTCTGTCTCCCCGTACTGGATGAGTGTTCCGCCCGTCTCCCGGTCGTCCCCGGCGAGAATGCAGGCGCTGTGCCCCGTTTCCGCCGTGACCGCACCCGCAATTCCGAGGTAGGTTTGCCTCCTGTCCTGGAATACGCGGCTTCGCTTTTCCATATCCAGAAGCACTGTCCCTGACACTGCCTCGATTTCCGCAATCCGCCAGCCGTGCTCTGTCATGGTCTCTGTCCTCTGCGGGTATCCGCAGAACAGGGCTTCTGCCCGGTTTCCCTCCTCCCGCAGCTGCACGGGAACATTCCTTTCACAGACAACCGGCGCTTCTTCTGACAGGAGCACACGGAATTTTCCCCTGGCATGCTCCCCGGGGGCTTCCCGTATCTCAAATCCCAGAAGCTTTTTTACTGCAGACACCCCCAGAAACTGTAATCCGGCGTATTCTGTTTTCTTCTGTACCCCCTGTGCCATAACCATTCCTCCCTGTCATTCCTCCTGACCGGATGTCACCGGCTCGATCAGTCCGCCATAGGCACAGACCAGGAAGGATCTCTGTGTCAGCGCACACAGCCGGTCTCCCTCATCTGTTCCGTCCGTATGATTCCGGACAATTTTTTCCGTCTCATATGCATCCTTCCATGTTCCCACAATGCAAGGCGTGCAGGGATAGCCTTTCACGTTCTGTCCGTCCTCCGTCTTTAGGATGATCTTTTCCGCATCATCCGTGTCCTCCTCTCCGGTAAAAAAATCCTTGATCTTGTCCCCTGCTTTGGCAAACCATGATTTGTTCACCGGATTCTCTTCGCTTTGGCAAATTCCAAAAGATGGAATATTTTTGTCATCCCCAACCTCACAATCTTCTTCGTGCATCATAGGCTTCCCGTTTGTATACACCCCATGGCATATTGGCAAATTTAATCTCCTTTTATGCGTCCCGCAATTACAGTAAAGCTCCGCTCCCCGAACCAAATACGGGAACTGCACCTCTTCGCCCTCCTCCAATTCCAATTGGTCAAATAATGCCTGCAGCTCCATCTCATGCTGTTCCTGTGCACTTTCTGATATACCATTTAACTCTTCTGACGATTTTTTCGCATTTCCTGCCCGTGTCACCAATGCGCCATTCGCAAAATTATCTCCTTTTGACATTCAGCTCCTCCTATTCCACCTTAAGCTCTGCTAGTTTAATTCCTTTTGCACCTCTTCGCAAAATACTTTCTATAAAGTCCAACCGGCAGATGAGATAGTCTTTTTCTACTTCTGCCACTTCAAAAACCGGAGGTACATATTTTATCTTCTCTTTATCCAATATCAATTCCTGAATCACAGAATAATCATTATTAAAAACGGTTTCTTCTGAAAGACAATGATATTGGGGATACACTGGCATATAATAAATTTCTGCAAAGCCGTTCACTCCATCAAGCAAAACCATTTCTTTTCCCCTGACCGGCACTTCATACATTTTTGATACATCCCAAAACATTTTTGACACCAGCAAAAACGGTTTTTCTATCACATCAGAAAACAGTGTATGCTGATTTTCTTCCAAAAAAAGAATGGTTCGCTCCGGTAACTTCGCCAATTCTCTTCTTTGAACTGCCTGATAATCCAGTCTCTCCATCCAATTTCGAATCCTCGGCACCGGATTCCCTGTTTCCTCCCAATTCAGCAGATAATACCTCATTCTTCTCATTCTTCTCTTTCTCCCACAACAACAATCCCTTTACCCATATATTCCCCAAAAGTCACGCTCATGTTCTCCTCAGCCACTTCCTGAAACAAAGTTTTTGTCTTATCCAAAACCTGTGGCAATATTTGTTGAAAAAACTGCGCCAGTAAATACATATAATTTAACAGATAGCCGTCTATAAACTGCTGCAGCTCATATGTCTTTATCTGTGGTATCTTAAAACGGATTTCTTTTTTTAAGTACTCCACGTCCTGTAACAGGTACCCTGTAACAAATTCCGGTTTCCAGTATGTACAGCATTCTGCACTGTCCAAATAAAACTCTTTATCGTATAAATCAATTCGCAGCTCATAATTTTCTGTCAATACACTGCTTTGCAGATAGCTGATCCCCATTGTGCAAATCTTTCCTTTTCTATCAGCTTTTTGCATTTGCTGTGCTTTTTGAAACACTACCTGCAGCTTTTCTTCCAAGCCTGTCAATATTTCTGTTTCCCCATCCTTATAATTCTTCATCAATTCCGGAAGCTGTCCCATAAATATGGGTTCCATCATCCCTTTCCCGATTTCCATGATCTGCTGCTGTCTCTCCGTCATATCCTTTTCCCCTTAACGTCCTCATACAAAGTTTTGCTATTTTTACCCAGACCTCATGCTTTCCATAAGGACAATTCATACTTCCTGTCAGTGTCCGCTCGGTTGCTGCATAAAACAGGAAATTATATAGCTTTCCTCCTGCCGCATGATTGGAATATTCCATCCAATGAACCCTGATGCCGTTAATGTCCTCCTCCCCTTCCTCATAAAAAATGATTTCCGGTAAAATTCTTCTCCATGCCCGCTTGCAGCCCTGGCAAATTTCTCCAAGCTGTCCCGGTTCCACTGATACATCAAGCAGTGAAAACGTAAAATTAACGCTTCCGTTTTGTGTGCTTTTAATAATCTGCGGCTTTGGGTCAAATTCATATTTTTGTTCCACCAATTTTTCCGGTAAATCTTTCATAAAAGCCGGAATCTTTATACTGGTCGCTTTGTCTGACATTACTACCGTTTGAAGATATTGCTCCGGCAGATCTCTTTCCAGATCAATCTGCTTATCAAGAACCTTTTCTTTCCTCTTTTTACGCTCACTTAATATCAGTTCATCAAGAAATTTTTCCATTATCGTTCCTCTGTATTACTGCATATTTACACGTCCGCCCTGCACATTGATATCATCCGCAAGCTCCAGCATGGTGTTGCCCTGCTGAAATGCAATCTTTTCAGGCGCAGACATTTCCACTCCCTGCTCCATGCTGATAATTCCTATATTTTCTTTTGCCCTGATTGTGATACTCTTATCACTTTCTATTATGATTCCTTCATCGTCTATGATCTTGACCGACATCCCATTGTTATTTGTGAGAATCAGCCGGTCCGGCTGAAACAAAACTTCTTTTCCCTGCTTATTCTTTATAGACTTCTCATCCGGATTGCTGCGTGCCGAACTGTCAGATGACTGTTCATTCACAGAACTATTCACATATGCCTCAGCTTCATTCTCATTTGGGAAATAAA
This window encodes:
- a CDS encoding DUF4280 domain-containing protein; translated protein: MSKGDNFANGALVTRAGNAKKSSEELNGISESAQEQHEMELQALFDQLELEEGEEVQFPYLVRGAELYCNCGTHKRRLNLPICHGVYTNGKPMMHEEDCEVGDDKNIPSFGICQSEENPVNKSWFAKAGDKIKDFFTGEEDTDDAEKIILKTEDGQNVKGYPCTPCIVGTWKDAYETEKIVRNHTDGTDEGDRLCALTQRSFLVCAYGGLIEPVTSGQEE